A window of Lepidochelys kempii isolate rLepKem1 chromosome 1, rLepKem1.hap2, whole genome shotgun sequence contains these coding sequences:
- the AP1S2 gene encoding AP-1 complex subunit sigma-2 isoform X2, with protein MQFMLLFSRQGKLRLQKWYVPLSDKEKKKITRELVQTVLARKPKMCSFLEWRDLKIVYKRYASLYFCCAIEDQDNELITLEIIHRYVELLDKYFGSVCELDIIFNFEKAYFILDEFLLGGEVQETSKKNVLKAIEQADLLQEPRHEYFNVPVY; from the exons ATGCAGTTTATGTTGCTTTTTAGTCGTCAGGGGAAGCTGAGACTTCAGAAGTGGTATGTCCCGTTGTCTgacaaagagaagaagaaaatcaCAAGGGAACTTGTTCAGACAGTGCTGGCTCGTAAACCGAAAATGTGCAGCTTCCTGGAGTGGAGAGACCTGAAGATTGTTTACAAAAG ATATGCAAGCCTTTATTTCTGCTGTGCTATTGAAGATCAGGACAACGAACTGATAACCCTGGAAATAATTCATCGTTATGTGGAACTACTTGACAAGTATTTTGGCAGT GTGTGTGAACTTGATATCATCTTCAATTTTGAAAAGGCTTATTTTATTCTGGATGAGTTCCTGTTGGGAGGGGAAGTTCAGGAGACCTCCAAGAAAAACGTTCTTAAAGCCATTGAGCAGGCAGATCTGTTACAGGAG
- the AP1S2 gene encoding AP-1 complex subunit sigma-2 isoform X1: MQFMLLFSRQGKLRLQKWYVPLSDKEKKKITRELVQTVLARKPKMCSFLEWRDLKIVYKRYASLYFCCAIEDQDNELITLEIIHRYVELLDKYFGSVCELDIIFNFEKAYFILDEFLLGGEVQETSKKNVLKAIEQADLLQESQNEDWGGLSEDIL; this comes from the exons ATGCAGTTTATGTTGCTTTTTAGTCGTCAGGGGAAGCTGAGACTTCAGAAGTGGTATGTCCCGTTGTCTgacaaagagaagaagaaaatcaCAAGGGAACTTGTTCAGACAGTGCTGGCTCGTAAACCGAAAATGTGCAGCTTCCTGGAGTGGAGAGACCTGAAGATTGTTTACAAAAG ATATGCAAGCCTTTATTTCTGCTGTGCTATTGAAGATCAGGACAACGAACTGATAACCCTGGAAATAATTCATCGTTATGTGGAACTACTTGACAAGTATTTTGGCAGT GTGTGTGAACTTGATATCATCTTCAATTTTGAAAAGGCTTATTTTATTCTGGATGAGTTCCTGTTGGGAGGGGAAGTTCAGGAGACCTCCAAGAAAAACGTTCTTAAAGCCATTGAGCAGGCAGATCTGTTACAGGAG AGCCAGAATGAAGACTGGGGAGGTTTGTCTGAGGATATCTTATGA
- the AP1S2 gene encoding AP-1 complex subunit sigma-2 isoform X4 — protein sequence MQFMLLFSRQGKLRLQKWYVPLSDKEKKKITRELVQTVLARKPKMCSFLEWRDLKIVYKRYASLYFCCAIEDQDNELITLEIIHRYVELLDKYFGSVCELDIIFNFEKAYFILDEFLLGGEVQETSKKNVLKAIEQADLLQEEAETPRSVLEEIGLT from the exons ATGCAGTTTATGTTGCTTTTTAGTCGTCAGGGGAAGCTGAGACTTCAGAAGTGGTATGTCCCGTTGTCTgacaaagagaagaagaaaatcaCAAGGGAACTTGTTCAGACAGTGCTGGCTCGTAAACCGAAAATGTGCAGCTTCCTGGAGTGGAGAGACCTGAAGATTGTTTACAAAAG ATATGCAAGCCTTTATTTCTGCTGTGCTATTGAAGATCAGGACAACGAACTGATAACCCTGGAAATAATTCATCGTTATGTGGAACTACTTGACAAGTATTTTGGCAGT GTGTGTGAACTTGATATCATCTTCAATTTTGAAAAGGCTTATTTTATTCTGGATGAGTTCCTGTTGGGAGGGGAAGTTCAGGAGACCTCCAAGAAAAACGTTCTTAAAGCCATTGAGCAGGCAGATCTGTTACAGGAG
- the AP1S2 gene encoding AP-1 complex subunit sigma-2 isoform X3 yields MQFMLLFSRQGKLRLQKWYVPLSDKEKKKITRELVQTVLARKPKMCSFLEWRDLKIVYKRYASLYFCCAIEDQDNELITLEIIHRYVELLDKYFGSVCELDIIFNFEKAYFILDEFLLGGEVQETSKKNVLKAIEQADLLQERCSIPEQA; encoded by the exons ATGCAGTTTATGTTGCTTTTTAGTCGTCAGGGGAAGCTGAGACTTCAGAAGTGGTATGTCCCGTTGTCTgacaaagagaagaagaaaatcaCAAGGGAACTTGTTCAGACAGTGCTGGCTCGTAAACCGAAAATGTGCAGCTTCCTGGAGTGGAGAGACCTGAAGATTGTTTACAAAAG ATATGCAAGCCTTTATTTCTGCTGTGCTATTGAAGATCAGGACAACGAACTGATAACCCTGGAAATAATTCATCGTTATGTGGAACTACTTGACAAGTATTTTGGCAGT GTGTGTGAACTTGATATCATCTTCAATTTTGAAAAGGCTTATTTTATTCTGGATGAGTTCCTGTTGGGAGGGGAAGTTCAGGAGACCTCCAAGAAAAACGTTCTTAAAGCCATTGAGCAGGCAGATCTGTTACAGGAG AGATGCTCTATTCCAGAACAGGCTTGA